The proteins below come from a single Candidatus Schekmanbacteria bacterium RIFCSPLOWO2_02_FULL_38_14 genomic window:
- a CDS encoding ribonucleoside-diphosphate reductase, adenosylcobalamin-dependent, with the protein MFSKNAITVLQKRYLKKDDKGNCVEEPETMFRRVAGFIAEAERQYKKTDEEICEIAEKFYDIMINLDFLPNSPTLMNAGRELGQLSACFVLPIEDSMEAIFETIKNTALIHKTGGGTGFSFSRLRPANDLVKTTHGVSSGPISFMEVFNVATETIKQGGTRRGANMGILRVDHPDILDFITCKKENNRLNNFNISVALTERFMEAVELDEEYELINPRGKEVVKKLNAKKVFEMIVNLAWKNGEPGIIFLDRINKDNPTPEIGEIESTNPCGEQPLLPYESCNLGSINLSKIVKEKGESPSIDFDKFRTLVWTSVRFLDNVIDVNKYPLPIIEQMTKGNRKVGLGVMGFADMLIKLGIPYNSHEGISVAKKVMGFIKEESYKASSSLAKERGNFLNYNRSKYRDSNVPLRNATLTTIAPTGTLSIIADCSSGVEPIFAISYFRNVLDNDKLVEVNPLFLSVAKERGFYSEELMEEIAKKGSIKDIDKVPDDVKKIFVTSHNISPEWHIRMQAAFQKYVDNAVSKTVNFPNTATSKDIEKAYILAYKIGCKGVTVYRDGSRDSQVLNIGKTERNKNHENHLTPRPRPSMTTGATLKNKIGCGNLYVTVNSDGNGICEVFTNTGRAGGCPSQSEATSRLISLALRSNVDISSVVEQLRGIRCLSCIRKNGKDNNGDAIKVLSCPDAIGKAIEHYLSGNFHKTDTVDISFHHGPIPVSQNTLVQMNVDAPHLSNGSCPDCGNPIEHESGCIVCRSCGFSKCH; encoded by the coding sequence ATGTTTTCAAAAAATGCTATTACTGTCCTCCAGAAAAGGTATCTGAAAAAGGATGATAAGGGGAATTGTGTAGAAGAGCCTGAAACCATGTTCAGGCGGGTTGCAGGGTTTATAGCAGAGGCGGAAAGGCAATATAAAAAAACTGATGAGGAAATCTGTGAAATTGCGGAAAAGTTTTATGACATCATGATAAACCTTGATTTCCTTCCCAACAGCCCAACCCTCATGAATGCAGGGAGGGAACTTGGACAGTTATCTGCGTGTTTTGTGCTCCCTATTGAAGACTCAATGGAAGCAATCTTTGAAACTATTAAAAACACTGCCCTTATTCATAAAACCGGAGGCGGAACAGGCTTCTCCTTTTCCAGGCTTCGCCCAGCCAATGACCTTGTAAAAACAACACACGGCGTATCAAGTGGTCCAATATCATTTATGGAAGTCTTTAATGTTGCCACTGAAACCATAAAACAGGGCGGAACCAGAAGAGGCGCGAATATGGGAATCCTGAGAGTCGACCACCCTGATATCCTGGACTTCATAACCTGTAAAAAAGAGAATAACCGTTTAAACAACTTTAATATTTCAGTAGCATTAACTGAAAGATTCATGGAAGCTGTTGAGCTTGATGAGGAGTATGAACTGATAAACCCAAGAGGCAAGGAAGTAGTCAAAAAACTTAATGCAAAAAAAGTTTTTGAAATGATAGTAAACCTTGCATGGAAAAACGGAGAACCGGGCATAATATTCCTCGACAGAATTAACAAGGACAACCCGACTCCTGAAATAGGAGAGATTGAAAGTACAAATCCTTGCGGAGAACAACCACTCCTTCCCTATGAATCCTGCAACCTTGGCTCCATAAACCTTTCAAAGATTGTCAAAGAAAAAGGAGAATCTCCATCCATAGATTTTGACAAATTCAGAACCCTTGTATGGACCTCTGTGCGTTTTCTTGACAATGTAATTGATGTGAACAAATACCCTCTTCCAATAATTGAACAGATGACAAAGGGAAACAGGAAAGTTGGGCTTGGTGTAATGGGATTTGCCGACATGTTAATCAAGTTGGGAATTCCGTACAACTCCCATGAAGGAATAAGTGTAGCAAAAAAAGTTATGGGTTTTATAAAGGAAGAAAGCTATAAAGCCTCCTCTTCTTTAGCAAAGGAACGCGGCAATTTTTTAAACTATAACCGTAGCAAATACAGGGATTCAAATGTTCCTTTAAGAAATGCTACTCTGACAACAATTGCACCAACCGGCACTCTTAGCATAATCGCAGACTGTTCAAGCGGCGTTGAGCCTATATTTGCAATTTCTTATTTCAGGAACGTTCTTGATAATGATAAACTGGTTGAAGTAAATCCTCTATTCCTTAGTGTTGCAAAAGAAAGAGGTTTTTACAGTGAAGAACTTATGGAAGAAATAGCAAAAAAAGGCTCCATAAAAGATATTGATAAGGTTCCTGATGATGTAAAAAAAATCTTTGTAACCTCACACAATATTTCTCCTGAATGGCATATCAGGATGCAGGCTGCATTCCAGAAATATGTTGATAACGCTGTTTCCAAAACCGTAAATTTTCCTAATACTGCAACTTCAAAGGACATAGAAAAAGCATATATCCTCGCATATAAAATTGGATGCAAGGGAGTTACTGTATACAGGGACGGCAGCAGAGACTCACAGGTACTGAACATAGGGAAAACTGAAAGGAACAAAAACCATGAAAATCATCTTACTCCGCGTCCCAGGCCTTCAATGACTACAGGAGCAACTTTGAAAAACAAAATTGGCTGTGGAAATCTTTATGTCACTGTCAACAGCGATGGAAACGGAATATGCGAGGTATTTACCAATACCGGCAGAGCCGGTGGATGCCCAAGCCAGTCAGAAGCAACAAGCCGGCTTATCTCGCTTGCCCTGAGGTCAAATGTAGATATCTCTTCCGTTGTTGAGCAGCTCCGAGGGATAAGATGCCTCTCGTGTATCAGGAAAAACGGTAAAGACAATAATGGTGACGCAATAAAAGTTCTTTCCTGCCCTGATGCCATTGGAAAAGCAATTGAGCATTATCTATCAGGTAATTTTCATAAAACCGATACGGTCGATATTTCTTTTCATCACGGGCCAATCCCTGTATCGCAAAACACTTTGGTACAGATGAATGTTGATGCCCCTCATTTATCAAACGGTTCCTGCCCTGACTGCGGAAACCCGATTGAGCATGAAAGCGGATGTATTGTGTGCCGTTCATGCGGATTTTCCAAATGCCACTAA
- a CDS encoding thiol reductant ABC exporter subunit CydC, protein MDSKNKDVSMSRFHIVIRLFKMVKRVRGIMLFAIFFGILNHLSNIALLTWGAWLVSSFIIPDATPPSTFSIVLLFIFGVTKGVSAYVEQLGNHEVAFRLLAHLRTQFYKQIEPLVPAKLLDKRSGDVISRIGGDIEIIEVFFAHTISPIAIAASVSIAVLIFLGMWWWVLPVVIFPFQFILGVVVPLSWERYVRTTGQTLRATLGETNAYLTDSLQGLETILLFNQGKKRREEINKRGTFLNSLKSSHSSRQGWLLGFVNGMILLANITIIVVAVKGYLGNNLDLQGVITVTAASVSAFVPLFSVAVLSHYLTESFAAAERLFKMIDEKPAVIDSPTCTRELPKRFDISFKNLSFKYNENGGPLVLDNFNLSIPQGKSIALIGESGSGKSTILRLMMRFWDFKDGEILIGEKNIKDICQESIYGMMALVAQDSHLFDTTIKENIALGKPDASMDEIIESAKRASIHDFIMTLPSKYETSIGELGDKLSGGERQRIVISRVLLKNPPILLFDEPTSNLDSFNENAIQETLNNVSKDKTVIIVTHRLSLLANVDKAYRLVDGKLVEVGVGNNAGKTATASC, encoded by the coding sequence ATGGATTCAAAAAACAAAGATGTTTCAATGTCCCGTTTTCATATTGTTATACGATTGTTCAAGATGGTTAAACGTGTCCGCGGAATAATGCTCTTTGCTATTTTCTTTGGAATTCTAAACCATCTTTCAAACATTGCTTTGCTGACATGGGGTGCATGGCTTGTGTCTTCTTTCATAATACCTGACGCAACGCCTCCAAGCACATTTTCCATTGTTCTTCTTTTTATTTTTGGAGTAACCAAAGGAGTCAGCGCCTATGTGGAACAGCTTGGAAACCACGAGGTTGCGTTCCGATTGCTTGCCCACTTAAGAACACAATTCTACAAGCAGATAGAACCTCTTGTTCCGGCAAAACTGCTTGATAAACGAAGCGGAGATGTCATTTCAAGAATTGGCGGAGACATTGAAATAATAGAAGTGTTTTTTGCCCATACTATCTCTCCTATTGCAATTGCAGCAAGTGTCTCAATTGCAGTTTTAATTTTTCTTGGAATGTGGTGGTGGGTTCTGCCTGTTGTTATCTTCCCTTTCCAGTTCATATTAGGCGTCGTAGTTCCTCTATCATGGGAGCGTTATGTCAGGACAACCGGGCAGACACTCCGTGCCACTCTTGGAGAAACCAATGCATATCTCACAGATTCCCTGCAGGGTCTTGAAACCATTCTGCTTTTTAATCAGGGGAAAAAACGCAGAGAGGAAATTAATAAAAGAGGAACTTTTTTAAATAGCCTAAAGAGTTCCCATTCATCAAGACAGGGATGGTTGCTTGGGTTTGTCAATGGAATGATTCTTCTTGCAAACATTACTATTATAGTTGTCGCTGTCAAAGGGTATTTGGGAAATAACCTTGATTTACAGGGGGTAATTACTGTAACTGCAGCATCAGTGAGCGCCTTTGTACCTCTGTTTTCTGTTGCTGTTCTTTCACATTACCTGACTGAGTCTTTCGCTGCAGCAGAAAGACTTTTTAAGATGATTGATGAAAAGCCTGCTGTTATTGATTCACCAACCTGTACCAGAGAATTGCCAAAACGTTTTGACATCAGTTTTAAAAATCTTTCATTCAAATATAATGAAAATGGTGGACCTCTTGTTCTTGATAACTTCAACCTCTCAATACCGCAGGGAAAATCCATAGCTTTGATTGGAGAAAGCGGCAGCGGCAAGAGTACAATTCTCCGTTTGATGATGAGATTCTGGGATTTTAAGGATGGAGAAATTTTGATTGGTGAAAAGAATATAAAGGATATCTGCCAGGAGTCTATTTATGGCATGATGGCGCTTGTTGCACAGGATTCACATCTTTTTGATACAACAATTAAGGAAAATATCGCTCTCGGCAAGCCAGACGCTTCAATGGATGAAATCATAGAAAGCGCAAAAAGAGCAAGCATCCATGATTTTATCATGACCCTTCCAAGCAAATATGAAACTTCAATAGGAGAACTTGGAGATAAACTCTCAGGAGGAGAGCGCCAGCGAATTGTAATAAGCAGGGTTCTTTTAAAGAATCCACCAATACTTCTCTTTGATGAACCAACTTCTAATCTCGACTCTTTCAATGAAAATGCAATTCAGGAGACATTAAATAATGTCAGCAAGGACAAAACTGTTATAATCGTGACTCACAGGCTCTCGCTCCTTGCAAACGTGGATAAGGCGTACCGCCTTGTAGACGGAAAGCTGGTAGAGGTTGGCGTTGGAAACAATGCAGGGAAAACTGCTACTGCTTCCTGTTAG
- a CDS encoding AmmeMemoRadiSam system radical SAM enzyme, which translates to MKSLKKAVLYEKLQEDKVKCNLCAHRCIIFPSKRGICGVRENIEGVLYSLVYGKTTALNVDPIEKKPLYHFYPGSKALSLATIGCNFKCTFCQNHEISQASKKDWNGTGGREILPSQIVEIALRSKCRSISYTYTEPTIYFEYAYDIAQLACREGLKNNFVTNGFMTEEALNTISPYLHAANVDLKCFKDETYRKVMGGRLQPVLDTLRLMKKLNIWVEVTTLIIPAFNDSDDELNEIAEFIAGLGKETPWHVSRFHPDYNLTNILPTPVETLKKAREIGKKAGLRYVYTGNILWNDGEATYCYKCGEVLIARTGFSIDKNFINKSCCPSCKAVVDGVGM; encoded by the coding sequence ATGAAGAGCCTGAAAAAAGCAGTTCTTTATGAAAAACTCCAAGAAGACAAAGTAAAATGCAACCTGTGTGCCCACAGGTGCATTATATTTCCATCAAAAAGAGGAATTTGCGGTGTCAGGGAGAATATTGAAGGAGTGCTTTACAGTCTTGTTTACGGGAAAACCACTGCCCTGAATGTTGACCCTATTGAGAAAAAACCTCTCTATCATTTTTATCCTGGTTCCAAGGCTTTGTCTCTGGCAACCATTGGATGTAATTTTAAGTGTACTTTTTGCCAAAACCACGAAATTTCACAGGCATCTAAAAAAGACTGGAATGGAACGGGTGGAAGGGAGATTCTACCATCGCAGATAGTTGAGATTGCTCTTAGATCCAAGTGTCGGAGTATTTCCTATACCTATACTGAGCCGACAATATATTTTGAATATGCCTATGACATTGCGCAGTTAGCTTGCAGAGAGGGACTAAAAAATAATTTTGTTACCAACGGTTTTATGACAGAAGAGGCATTGAATACCATAAGCCCGTATCTTCACGCTGCAAATGTTGATTTGAAATGTTTTAAAGATGAGACTTACAGGAAGGTTATGGGAGGAAGGCTTCAGCCGGTTCTTGATACCTTAAGACTTATGAAGAAACTTAATATCTGGGTTGAGGTGACAACTCTCATCATACCAGCCTTTAATGATTCTGATGATGAGTTGAATGAGATAGCAGAGTTTATTGCAGGGCTTGGGAAAGAAACTCCCTGGCATGTAAGCCGTTTTCACCCTGATTATAATCTTACAAATATTCTTCCAACCCCTGTAGAAACCCTGAAGAAGGCAAGGGAGATTGGGAAAAAGGCAGGTTTGCGTTATGTTTATACCGGAAATATCTTATGGAATGATGGAGAGGCAACTTACTGTTATAAGTGCGGAGAAGTGCTGATTGCAAGGACAGGGTTTTCTATCGATAAAAATTTTATTAATAAATCGTGCTGTCCGAGTTGCAAAGCAGTTGTTGATGGTGTAGGTATGTAA
- a CDS encoding GTPase produces the protein MSLVHEALNGSTRAVAKIITKIENNSPEAVAFMKELYPHTGKAYIIGITGSPGVGKSTLADKIIEFLRKEGKKVGVIAIDPSSPFSGGAILADRIRMQNHFLDEGVFIRSMATRGSMGGLSKATNNAVNVLDSCGFDYIIVETIGVGQDEIDIVKISKTTLVAFAPGFGDDMQAMKAGIMEIGDIFVINKADRDDADKTERDISIMLELNPNKNGWKPQVVKTVATTGAGIKELVGIIHCHKDFLNSNSSLFYDKEIYKSEMEITEILKERLLEKAFEKASRKGGIRGYAKRVAAREMDAYSAVEKILSL, from the coding sequence ATGAGTCTTGTTCATGAGGCTTTGAACGGAAGTACAAGAGCGGTTGCCAAAATAATAACAAAGATTGAAAATAATTCTCCTGAAGCAGTCGCATTTATGAAAGAATTATATCCCCACACTGGAAAGGCATATATAATTGGGATAACAGGTTCACCCGGTGTAGGGAAATCAACTCTTGCAGATAAGATAATAGAGTTTTTAAGAAAAGAAGGAAAAAAAGTTGGAGTCATAGCTATTGACCCGTCAAGCCCGTTTTCAGGGGGTGCAATTCTCGCAGACAGGATAAGGATGCAGAACCATTTCCTTGATGAAGGCGTTTTTATCAGAAGTATGGCTACAAGAGGAAGTATGGGCGGGCTTTCTAAGGCAACAAATAATGCAGTAAATGTTCTGGATAGCTGCGGATTTGATTACATAATTGTTGAAACAATAGGAGTTGGACAGGATGAAATTGATATCGTTAAAATATCAAAAACAACTCTTGTCGCCTTTGCTCCGGGGTTTGGAGATGATATGCAGGCAATGAAAGCAGGAATAATGGAGATAGGCGACATATTTGTAATCAATAAGGCAGACAGGGATGATGCAGACAAGACAGAAAGAGATATAAGCATAATGCTTGAGTTAAACCCCAATAAGAATGGATGGAAACCACAGGTTGTAAAAACAGTGGCAACAACTGGTGCAGGCATAAAAGAACTGGTGGGAATAATTCATTGTCATAAAGATTTTTTGAACAGTAATTCCAGTCTGTTTTATGATAAGGAAATTTATAAAAGCGAGATGGAGATAACAGAAATACTGAAAGAAAGGTTGCTTGAAAAAGCCTTTGAGAAGGCTTCAAGGAAAGGCGGTATAAGAGGTTATGCAAAAAGAGTTGCTGCAAGGGAGATGGATGCCTATAGTGCAGTGGAGAAGATTTTAAGCCTATAA
- a CDS encoding methylmalonyl-CoA mutase, translated as MDLEKKIKILIAKPGLDGHDRGAKIVARTLRDAGMEVVYTGLHQTPEQIVAAALQEDVDAIGVSILSGSHNYQFKRIMDLLREKKIDDIVVFGGGIIPDEDIPGLKNIGVKGVFTPGTSTEEIVKFVRESIRK; from the coding sequence ATAGATTTGGAAAAGAAGATAAAAATTTTAATAGCCAAACCAGGTTTGGACGGACACGACCGCGGGGCAAAAATTGTTGCCAGAACTCTCAGGGATGCAGGAATGGAAGTAGTGTATACAGGGCTTCACCAGACACCGGAGCAGATAGTTGCTGCTGCGTTGCAGGAAGATGTTGATGCAATCGGAGTAAGTATCCTCTCAGGCTCCCATAATTACCAGTTCAAAAGAATAATGGATTTGTTAAGAGAAAAAAAGATTGATGATATTGTGGTTTTCGGAGGAGGAATAATTCCTGATGAAGATATTCCAGGTCTTAAAAATATTGGAGTAAAAGGAGTATTTACACCGGGAACATCTACTGAAGAAATAGTTAAATTTGTGAGAGAGAGCATCAGGAAATGA
- a CDS encoding phosphoenolpyruvate carboxylase, producing MKKNSRFQKDEPLRKDVYFLGNALGNILKEQEGIEVFNSVESVRILCKELRSEFSANLEKALIKKIEKMDNETSNKIIKAFSIYFQLVNIAEQNHRIRRRRAYLVMDEPKPQPGSVAEVAAILRREGLTLKKIESLFKKLATELIITAHPTEAMRRTILNKHKRMSILLCSLEKEYLPQIEKDRIIDDIYGEITALWQTDEIRHEKPTVFDEIRNGLFYFDDIFFDTLPRLYDEINYEFKNNFGGHDFKIPTFLRFGSWIGGDRDGNPLVDDNVMESALRMQKEMILEKYRVSVELLIKSLGISTRITGVSRKLLKSLKADEKEMPDFVKMVIRRNRGELYRRKLAFILQKIRNTIEYNRNRTPDKNRKRIECYYRDENELLNDLNLIKESIISHCGERIAFGELTKLIRQVELFGIHLAKLDIREHSKQHTLAIAEIGKNLNWFESDYITVDEDEKISVLTDKIKRLSFDNSPFNSISLSHQTRKIINTFKNIKRMLDEISSKAIDTYIISNTCSASNVLEVLYLTKASGLYTRNGNGKVISKLNIVPLFESIRDLKKSPEIMSVLFENQCYRKHLKARGMIQEIMLGYSDSNKDGGYLASNWELYKAQIELSRIARKNGISLKLFHGRGGTVGRGGGPTNQAILAQPKGTVNGKIKITEQGEVVSSKYSLPEIAMRNLEAVTSAVILSTVGREESEEILKRQKEWAEIMEELSETSYKIYREFINKKDFIEYFYTATPIKEIGELNIGSRPAKRKPGKRIGDLRAIPWVFAWMQNRHVLPGWFGVGTAFYRYYIKNQRENIKTLKEMYSRWQFFKAIIDNIEMTLGKADMRIAIRYAGLLKDKKMREPIFHIIENEYELTKEMVLKITGQKNFLDKSLLLQRSIKLRNPYVDPLSYIQVNLLTKLRKENISVKDKREITAMILLTINGIAAGMRNTG from the coding sequence ATGAAAAAAAACAGCAGATTTCAAAAAGACGAGCCTCTGAGAAAAGATGTGTATTTTCTCGGCAATGCGCTCGGCAACATCCTGAAGGAACAGGAAGGAATTGAAGTTTTCAATTCAGTAGAATCAGTAAGAATCCTCTGTAAAGAACTGCGCTCGGAATTTTCTGCAAATCTTGAAAAAGCACTTATAAAAAAAATTGAAAAAATGGATAATGAGACCAGCAATAAAATAATAAAGGCATTCTCAATATATTTCCAGCTTGTAAACATTGCAGAGCAAAACCACAGAATCAGAAGAAGAAGAGCGTACCTTGTTATGGATGAACCGAAACCGCAGCCCGGTTCAGTGGCAGAGGTTGCCGCTATACTGAGAAGAGAAGGCTTAACATTAAAAAAGATAGAAAGTCTTTTTAAAAAACTAGCAACGGAACTCATAATTACTGCCCACCCTACTGAGGCGATGAGGAGGACAATTTTAAATAAGCATAAGAGAATGTCCATTCTCCTCTGTTCGCTGGAAAAAGAATATTTGCCTCAAATTGAAAAAGACAGGATTATTGATGATATATACGGGGAAATAACAGCCTTATGGCAAACCGATGAGATAAGGCATGAAAAACCAACAGTGTTTGATGAAATAAGAAACGGGCTTTTTTACTTTGATGATATTTTCTTTGATACACTGCCAAGACTCTATGATGAAATAAACTATGAATTCAAAAATAATTTTGGCGGGCATGACTTCAAAATTCCAACGTTCCTTCGCTTTGGTTCATGGATTGGTGGTGACCGGGACGGAAATCCGCTTGTTGATGATAATGTTATGGAATCCGCACTGAGAATGCAGAAAGAGATGATACTTGAAAAATACAGGGTATCAGTTGAATTGCTGATTAAATCTCTGGGCATTTCAACAAGGATTACAGGCGTAAGCAGAAAACTGCTAAAGTCATTAAAGGCTGATGAAAAAGAAATGCCGGATTTTGTAAAAATGGTTATCAGGAGAAACCGTGGTGAACTTTACAGAAGGAAGCTCGCTTTTATTCTTCAGAAAATAAGAAACACTATTGAATATAACAGGAATAGAACTCCAGACAAAAACAGAAAAAGAATTGAATGTTATTACAGAGACGAAAATGAGCTTTTAAATGACCTTAATCTAATAAAAGAAAGTATAATTTCACATTGCGGCGAGAGGATTGCTTTTGGCGAGTTGACAAAACTTATAAGACAGGTTGAGCTGTTTGGCATTCATCTTGCCAAACTTGATATCAGAGAGCATTCAAAACAGCATACTTTAGCAATTGCTGAGATAGGAAAGAATTTAAACTGGTTTGAGAGTGATTATATAACAGTTGACGAAGATGAAAAAATCAGTGTGTTGACAGATAAGATAAAAAGGCTCTCATTTGATAATAGTCCATTTAACTCAATCAGTCTTTCCCACCAGACAAGAAAAATAATTAACACATTTAAAAACATTAAAAGAATGCTCGATGAGATATCTTCTAAGGCAATAGACACATATATTATCAGCAATACTTGTTCTGCAAGCAATGTGCTTGAGGTATTGTACCTGACAAAAGCAAGTGGGCTATACACAAGGAATGGAAACGGAAAAGTTATAAGCAAACTCAATATTGTACCCTTGTTTGAATCAATCCGTGATTTGAAAAAATCTCCTGAGATTATGTCTGTTCTTTTTGAAAACCAGTGTTACAGAAAACATTTAAAAGCAAGGGGGATGATACAGGAGATAATGCTGGGATACTCAGACAGCAACAAGGACGGAGGTTATCTGGCTTCTAACTGGGAGCTTTACAAGGCTCAGATTGAGCTTTCAAGGATTGCCCGGAAAAATGGCATTTCTCTGAAACTTTTTCACGGAAGAGGCGGAACTGTCGGAAGAGGCGGTGGACCAACAAACCAGGCGATTCTGGCTCAGCCCAAAGGTACTGTTAACGGGAAAATAAAGATAACAGAGCAGGGTGAAGTTGTATCATCTAAATACTCGCTTCCGGAAATAGCAATGAGAAACTTAGAGGCTGTGACTTCTGCAGTTATTCTGTCAACAGTGGGCAGGGAAGAATCTGAAGAGATTCTAAAAAGACAAAAAGAATGGGCTGAGATTATGGAGGAATTATCAGAAACATCATATAAAATCTACAGAGAGTTCATAAATAAAAAGGATTTTATTGAATACTTTTATACTGCAACACCTATAAAAGAGATTGGGGAACTGAACATAGGTTCAAGGCCTGCAAAGAGGAAACCCGGAAAAAGGATTGGAGATTTAAGAGCCATACCGTGGGTTTTTGCGTGGATGCAAAACAGGCATGTTTTGCCTGGATGGTTTGGAGTTGGTACAGCATTTTACAGATACTATATTAAAAATCAAAGAGAAAATATTAAAACCTTAAAGGAGATGTATTCAAGATGGCAATTTTTTAAAGCAATAATAGACAATATAGAGATGACTCTTGGAAAAGCTGATATGAGGATTGCGATAAGGTATGCAGGGCTTTTAAAAGACAAGAAGATGAGAGAACCTATATTCCATATAATTGAAAATGAATATGAGTTGACAAAAGAGATGGTTCTAAAAATTACAGGCCAAAAGAATTTTTTAGATAAATCTCTGCTCCTGCAGCGTTCTATAAAGTTAAGAAATCCTTATGTTGACCCTTTAAGTTATATTCAGGTAAACCTTTTAACAAAGTTAAGGAAAGAGAATATCAGTGTAAAAGATAAAAGAGAAATTACTGCTATGATACTGTTAACTATCAACGGTATAGCTGCAGGGATGAGGAATACAGGATAA
- a CDS encoding phosphopyruvate hydratase, whose protein sequence is MREIVEVKGREILDSRGNPTVEVDVKLACGVIGRAAVPSGASTGKHEAVELRDGEKNRYNGKGVLKAVCNVNRFIAKSIKGMDVLNQVEIDRKMIELDGTKNKEKLGANAILGVSLAVAKAAANYLGIPLYRYLGGTNAKTLPVPMMNILNGGAHADNNVDLQEFMIMPVGAKSFSEGLRMGTEVFHSLKKVLSKKKYNTAVGDEGGFAPNLKSNEEAVEVILEAIDRAGYTAGRDVCLALDPAASSFYENKKYVFKKSDGSKKSSEDMIEFYKKWIKKYPIISIEDGLAEDDWEGWKMLTDELGGKIQIVGDDLFVTNTERLKRGINLGVANSILIKVNQIGTLTETLEAIEMAKKAGYTVVVSHRSGETEDTTIADLVVAANTGQIKTGSASRTDRIAKYNQLLRIEEELGSAAKFLGKAAVNCKN, encoded by the coding sequence ATGAGAGAAATAGTAGAAGTGAAGGGGAGAGAGATTCTTGATTCAAGGGGGAATCCTACTGTAGAAGTGGATGTAAAATTAGCCTGTGGAGTCATTGGAAGGGCTGCTGTGCCTTCGGGCGCGTCAACAGGTAAACACGAGGCTGTTGAGCTTAGAGACGGTGAGAAAAACAGATATAACGGAAAGGGAGTACTGAAGGCTGTCTGTAATGTTAACAGATTCATAGCAAAGTCCATCAAGGGGATGGATGTTCTCAACCAGGTAGAAATTGACAGAAAAATGATAGAGTTAGATGGCACAAAAAACAAGGAAAAACTTGGAGCAAATGCAATACTCGGAGTTTCTCTTGCTGTGGCCAAGGCTGCTGCAAATTATCTGGGAATTCCTCTTTACAGGTATTTAGGTGGGACAAACGCTAAGACTCTGCCAGTACCTATGATGAACATACTAAACGGTGGGGCTCATGCGGATAACAATGTTGACCTTCAGGAATTTATGATAATGCCTGTTGGGGCAAAATCATTTTCAGAAGGGCTTCGCATGGGAACTGAGGTCTTTCATAGCCTGAAAAAAGTACTCTCAAAAAAGAAATACAACACAGCAGTTGGGGATGAGGGAGGATTTGCTCCAAACCTGAAGTCAAATGAAGAAGCAGTTGAAGTTATACTTGAGGCGATTGACAGGGCAGGATACACAGCAGGCAGGGATGTCTGCCTTGCTCTTGATCCTGCGGCAAGTTCATTTTATGAGAATAAGAAATATGTTTTTAAAAAATCTGATGGCTCAAAAAAATCATCTGAAGATATGATTGAGTTTTACAAAAAGTGGATAAAGAAATACCCGATTATTTCGATTGAAGATGGTCTTGCAGAAGACGACTGGGAGGGATGGAAAATGCTGACTGACGAGCTTGGAGGAAAAATCCAGATTGTTGGAGATGATCTTTTTGTTACAAATACGGAGAGGTTAAAGAGAGGGATAAATCTTGGAGTGGCTAATTCCATACTGATTAAGGTTAACCAGATTGGGACTCTGACAGAGACTTTAGAAGCAATTGAAATGGCTAAAAAGGCAGGATATACTGTTGTGGTCTCTCACAGGTCAGGAGAGACAGAGGATACAACAATTGCTGATCTTGTTGTTGCTGCCAACACAGGACAGATTAAAACCGGGTCAGCAAGCAGGACTGACAGGATTGCAAAATATAATCAGCTTCTCAGAATTGAAGAAGAACTGGGCTCTGCGGCAAAGTTTTTAGGGAAAGCTGCAGTGAATTGCAAGAATTAG